In the genome of Equus asinus isolate D_3611 breed Donkey chromosome 9, EquAss-T2T_v2, whole genome shotgun sequence, one region contains:
- the SPRY4 gene encoding protein sprouty homolog 4 — translation MEPPIPQSVPLTPSSVMVQPLLDSRMPHSRLQQPLTILPIDQMKTSHVENDYIDSPGLAPPTGPKRTRGGAPELAPTPARCDQDVTHHWISFSGRPSSVSSSSSTSSDQRLLDHMAPPPMAEQASPRAVRIQPKAVHCKPLDLKGPAVPPELDKHFLLCEACGKCKCKECASPRTLPSCWVCNQECLCSAQTLVNYGTCMCLVQGIFYHCTNEDDEGSCADHPCSCSRSNCCARWSFMGALSVVLPCLLCYLPATGCVKLAQRGYDRLRRPGCRCKHTNSVICKAAAGDAKASRPDKPF, via the coding sequence ATGGAGCCCCCGATCCCACAGAGCGTCCCCTTGACTCCCAGCTCAGTCATGGTCCAGCCTCTTCTTGACAGCCGTATGCCCCACAGCCGGCTCCAGCAGCCACTCACTATCCTCCCCATCGACCAGATGAAGACCAGCCACGTGGAGAACGACTACATAGACAGCCCTGGCCTGGCGCCCCCCACTGGCCCTAAGCGGACCCGGGGAGGGGCCCCGGAGCTGGCCCCGACGCCTGCCCGCTGTGACCAGGACGTCACCCACCACTGGATCTCCTTCAGCGGGCGGCCCAGCTCcgtgagcagcagcagcagcacgtcCTCCGACCAGCGGCTCTTGGACCACATGGCACCACCGCCCATGGCTGAACAGGCCTCCCCGAGGGCTGTGCGCATCCAGCCCAAGGCAGTCCACTGCAAGCCGCTGGACCTCAAGGGCCCAGCAGTCCCACCAGAGCTGGACAAGCACTTCTTGCTGTGCGAGGCCTGCGGGAAGTGCAAGTGCAAGGAGTGCGCGTCCCCCCGGACGTTGCCCTCTTGCTGGGTCTGCAATCAGGAGTGCCTGTGCTCAGCCCAGACCCTGGTCAACTACGGCACCTGCATGTGCCTGGTGCAGGGCATCTTCTACCACTGCACCAACGAGGACGATGAGGGCTCCTGCGCCGACcacccctgctcctgctcccGCTCAAACTGCTGCGCCCGCTGGTCCTTCATGGGCGCTCTCTCCGTGGTGCTGCCCTGTCTGCTCTGCTACCTGCCTGCCACTGGCTGCGTGAAGCTGGCCCAGCGCGGCTACGACCGCCTGCGCCGCCCCGGTTGCCGCTGCAAGCATACGAACAGCGTCATCTGCAAGGCAGCCGCCGGGGACGCCAAGGCCAGCAGACCCGACAAGCCTTTCTGA